A portion of the Leifsonia sp. EB41 genome contains these proteins:
- a CDS encoding ABC transporter permease: MSIAYLGRESLRQLKNMRAMIFTLAVPLVMLLAFGGTFGGRGQVDAVTHLPWIVVTTIQVSAYGGMMAALSQAFNIVTERSLGWNRQLRVTPLTGTGYLISKLVAALALALLSIVIIVGVSIALYHPDLPAMSWMLACLAIWAGVVPFALLGILIGQFAKPEFAQPLFMAVFMGMAVLGGLWIPLQIFPAWVANVAQAVPSYWLNRVGQLGALQSGDALTPALVLTAWTLALGALIVWRYRRDAARG; encoded by the coding sequence ATGAGCATCGCCTACCTGGGCCGCGAGTCCCTGCGCCAGCTCAAGAACATGCGCGCCATGATCTTCACCCTCGCCGTCCCACTGGTCATGCTGCTGGCCTTCGGCGGCACGTTCGGAGGCCGCGGCCAGGTCGACGCCGTCACGCACCTCCCCTGGATCGTCGTCACGACCATCCAGGTGTCCGCGTACGGCGGGATGATGGCGGCCCTGTCGCAGGCGTTCAACATCGTCACCGAGCGCTCGCTCGGCTGGAACCGCCAGCTCCGGGTCACCCCGCTCACCGGCACCGGCTACCTGATCTCCAAGCTGGTCGCGGCCCTGGCGCTCGCGCTGCTCAGCATCGTGATCATCGTCGGGGTGTCGATCGCGCTCTACCACCCGGACCTCCCCGCGATGAGCTGGATGCTCGCCTGCCTGGCGATCTGGGCCGGCGTCGTGCCGTTCGCCCTGCTCGGCATCCTGATCGGCCAGTTCGCCAAGCCGGAGTTCGCGCAGCCGCTGTTCATGGCCGTGTTCATGGGGATGGCCGTGCTGGGTGGCTTGTGGATCCCGCTGCAGATCTTCCCCGCCTGGGTCGCGAACGTCGCGCAGGCCGTGCCGTCGTACTGGCTCAACCGGGTCGGGCAGCTCGGCGCGCTGCAGAGCGGAGACGCCCTCACGCCCGCGCTCGTGCTGACCGCGTGGACGCTCGCCCTCGGCGCGCTGATCGTGTGGCGCTACCGGCGCGACGCGGCACGCGGCTGA
- a CDS encoding ABC transporter ATP-binding protein: MNTSPAIRLSGLRKTFGSLTAVDGVDLTVKAGEVIALLGPNGAGKSTTIDLALGLARPTAGTAELFGGDPRVAIREGRVGAMLQGGALLPTLTVAESVALVASAHRHPLSVAEALERARCTEIAKQRVSKLSGGQMQRARFAVAVVSNPDLLFLDEPTAAMDVEARRTFWLSMREFTDQGRTVVFATHYLDEADAYADRIVMLARGRVVADGTPAEVKAVVSGRRIAATAGFAWTPEVAAGLGALPGVRSVDQRNGRLSIVSDDSDATLRALLAAHDDLHDIEVTAHTMDDAFLALTESRDDATAPTPHSLSEGALR, from the coding sequence GTGAACACCTCACCAGCCATCCGCCTCAGCGGCCTCCGCAAGACCTTCGGGTCGCTCACCGCCGTCGACGGCGTCGACCTCACCGTGAAGGCCGGGGAGGTCATCGCCCTTCTCGGCCCGAACGGCGCAGGCAAGTCGACCACCATCGACCTCGCGCTCGGCCTCGCGCGCCCGACCGCCGGAACCGCCGAGCTGTTCGGCGGCGACCCGCGCGTGGCGATCCGGGAGGGGAGGGTCGGCGCGATGCTTCAGGGCGGCGCGCTGCTGCCCACGCTCACCGTCGCCGAGTCCGTGGCGCTGGTCGCGTCCGCCCATCGGCATCCGCTCAGCGTGGCCGAAGCCCTCGAGCGCGCCCGCTGCACCGAGATCGCCAAGCAGCGCGTCTCCAAGCTGTCCGGCGGCCAGATGCAGCGCGCGCGATTCGCCGTCGCCGTCGTGTCGAACCCGGACCTGCTGTTCCTGGACGAGCCGACCGCCGCGATGGATGTGGAAGCCAGGCGCACCTTCTGGCTCTCGATGCGGGAGTTCACCGACCAGGGCCGCACCGTCGTCTTCGCGACGCACTACCTCGACGAGGCCGACGCCTATGCCGACCGCATCGTCATGCTCGCCCGCGGCCGGGTGGTCGCCGACGGCACCCCCGCCGAGGTGAAGGCCGTCGTGTCCGGACGCCGGATCGCCGCCACCGCCGGCTTCGCCTGGACCCCGGAGGTCGCCGCCGGGCTCGGTGCCCTCCCCGGCGTCCGTTCGGTCGACCAGCGCAACGGGCGCCTCTCGATCGTCAGCGACGACTCCGACGCGACGCTCCGCGCCCTCCTCGCCGCGCACGACGACCTCCACGACATCGAGGTCACCGCGCACACGATGGACGACGCGTTCCTCGCCCTCACCGAGTCGCGCGACGACGCGACCGCGCCGACCCCGCACTCTCTCTCCGAAGGAGCCCTCCGATGA
- a CDS encoding Calx-beta domain-containing protein, whose translation MTPHASLRLACALGAALIAVALAGVPAFASPTPTPTPTPTAASDALTPLVDCVQDAPLGAVTSRTVVLGYRSSASAPVTLTPGSGVDDLSPGAADRGQPSTFQPGEHHGAWLLTVDAAAEPSLTWTLGGRTATIDASAPACTDATAIVLSAPATASGTVAVSASVTRFLLGPPEAGTVAFAVDGVASATAPVGVGGVARADLTALAAGAHTITATFTPASGSTLRPATATAPVTITAASGALAVAADSVVTGSTSVTVHVTRTGASTPATVDFATVDGTAHAGPDYVAASGTLALAAGQATATTTVSLPARAPGSPASVFFVVLQRATADVSGAVAMVSLPAVPVAAPASVVAGGTGGGGAASAASALPQGDPTAHTPVVSAPVGQDLLLLLGAGLITIGGIAGVIGLVRSTRSRDGLL comes from the coding sequence GTGACCCCCCATGCCAGCCTCCGCTTGGCGTGCGCGCTGGGGGCGGCGCTGATCGCCGTGGCGCTCGCGGGGGTGCCGGCGTTCGCGAGCCCGACACCGACACCCACGCCGACACCCACAGCCGCGTCCGACGCGCTCACCCCGCTCGTCGACTGCGTGCAGGACGCCCCGCTCGGCGCCGTGACGTCGCGCACCGTGGTCCTCGGCTACCGCTCGTCGGCCTCCGCCCCGGTCACCCTGACCCCCGGATCCGGCGTTGACGACCTGTCGCCGGGCGCCGCCGACCGTGGGCAGCCGTCGACCTTCCAGCCGGGCGAGCACCACGGCGCATGGCTGCTGACGGTGGATGCCGCGGCCGAGCCGTCGCTGACCTGGACGCTGGGCGGCCGGACGGCCACCATCGACGCCTCCGCCCCGGCCTGCACCGACGCCACCGCGATCGTCCTCAGCGCACCCGCGACGGCCTCCGGCACCGTCGCCGTGTCCGCGAGCGTCACCCGGTTCCTGCTCGGGCCGCCGGAGGCCGGGACCGTCGCCTTCGCGGTCGACGGGGTGGCCTCCGCGACGGCGCCCGTCGGCGTGGGCGGCGTCGCGCGAGCCGACCTGACCGCCCTGGCGGCGGGCGCGCACACGATCACCGCGACCTTCACTCCCGCGAGCGGGTCCACCCTCCGCCCGGCGACGGCCACCGCGCCCGTGACCATCACCGCGGCGTCCGGCGCGCTCGCGGTCGCGGCCGACAGCGTCGTCACGGGGAGCACGTCCGTCACCGTCCACGTGACCCGCACGGGCGCCTCCACCCCGGCCACCGTGGACTTCGCCACGGTCGACGGCACGGCGCACGCGGGACCCGATTACGTCGCCGCGTCCGGCACCCTCGCGCTCGCCGCCGGCCAGGCGACCGCGACCACGACGGTGAGCCTGCCCGCCCGCGCACCCGGCTCGCCGGCCTCCGTGTTCTTCGTGGTCCTGCAGCGCGCGACGGCGGACGTCAGCGGGGCCGTCGCCATGGTGTCGCTGCCGGCGGTCCCGGTCGCGGCCCCCGCGTCGGTCGTCGCGGGAGGCACAGGAGGCGGCGGTGCGGCAAGCGCGGCCTCCGCGCTCCCGCAGGGCGACCCGACCGCGCACACGCCGGTCGTGAGCGCGCCGGTCGGCCAGGACCTCCTGCTCCTCCTCGGGGCCGGCCTGATCACGATCGGCGGCATCGCGGGCGTCATCGGCCTCGTCCGTTCGACGCGCTCCCGCGACGGGCTGCTCTGA
- the purM gene encoding phosphoribosylformylglycinamidine cyclo-ligase, translating into MTEPTPSSSSSYAAAGVDTAAGDRAVELMKAAVARTQGPQVLGGVGGFAGMFDVSALKAFRRPLLATSTDGVGTKVAIAQALDKHDTIGQDLVGMVVDDIVVVGARPLFMTDYIACGKVVPERIAAIVAGIARACEETGTALVGGETAEHPGLLGPDDYDVAGAAVGAVEADELLGAERVRDGDVVLALASSGIHSNGFSLVRHILAQRGIAFTDRLDEFGGSVGEALLEPTRLYTSPLLRVLESSSFAGAVHSLSHVTGGGIAANLARVLPVGSWVEVDRSTWSPSPVFRVLSDLAGSTLESSEGTWNLGIGMFAVVTPEAADAIAAALTADGIPTWRAGMVSTAARDLAGFEQGAKGVDGGAVRLVGAYSR; encoded by the coding sequence GTGACTGAGCCCACCCCATCCTCGTCGTCCTCCTACGCCGCCGCCGGTGTCGACACCGCCGCCGGCGACCGCGCCGTCGAGCTGATGAAGGCCGCCGTTGCGCGCACGCAGGGCCCGCAGGTGCTGGGCGGGGTCGGCGGCTTCGCGGGCATGTTCGACGTGTCGGCGCTGAAGGCCTTCCGCCGCCCGCTGCTCGCGACCTCCACCGACGGCGTCGGCACCAAGGTCGCGATCGCGCAGGCGCTCGACAAGCACGACACCATCGGCCAGGACCTGGTCGGGATGGTCGTGGACGACATCGTCGTGGTGGGCGCGCGTCCGTTGTTCATGACCGATTACATCGCGTGCGGCAAGGTCGTCCCCGAGCGGATCGCGGCGATCGTCGCCGGGATCGCCCGCGCTTGCGAGGAGACCGGCACGGCGCTGGTCGGCGGCGAGACCGCCGAGCACCCCGGGCTCCTCGGCCCGGACGACTACGACGTCGCCGGCGCAGCGGTCGGCGCGGTGGAGGCCGACGAGCTGCTGGGCGCCGAGCGCGTCCGGGACGGCGACGTGGTGCTGGCGCTCGCGTCGTCCGGCATCCACTCGAACGGCTTCTCGCTCGTGCGGCACATCCTCGCGCAGCGCGGCATCGCCTTCACCGACCGGCTGGACGAGTTCGGCGGCAGTGTGGGCGAGGCCCTCCTGGAGCCGACGCGCCTCTACACGTCGCCGCTGCTGCGCGTGCTCGAGAGCTCGTCGTTCGCGGGGGCCGTCCACTCGCTCAGCCACGTGACCGGAGGCGGCATCGCCGCGAACCTGGCGCGCGTCCTCCCGGTCGGCTCGTGGGTGGAGGTCGACCGCTCGACCTGGTCGCCGAGCCCGGTGTTCCGCGTGCTGAGCGACCTGGCCGGGAGCACGCTGGAGTCGTCGGAGGGCACCTGGAACCTCGGCATCGGGATGTTCGCCGTCGTGACTCCGGAGGCCGCGGACGCGATCGCGGCGGCGCTCACCGCGGACGGGATCCCCACCTGGCGGGCAGGAATGGTCTCCACGGCTGCGCGCGACCTGGCCGGCTTCGAGCAGGGCGCCAAGGGCGTCGACGGCGGAGCCGTCCGCCTCGTCGGCGCCTACTCCCGCTGA
- the purF gene encoding amidophosphoribosyltransferase gives MAGGDGRLSHDLLPGEKGPQDACGVFGVWAPGEEVAKLSYFGLYALQHRGQESAGIATSDGNKILIYKDMGLVSQVFNENALNSLTGHIAVGHTRYSTTGASSWQNAQPTLGRTSSGTVALGHNGNLTNTAELMQLVHDRYPQLDGELSRGNTTDTAVVTALLTGDLDHTLEATALEVLPRLRGAFCLVFMDEHTLYAARDPQGVRPLVLGRLERGWVVASETAALDIVGASFVREVEPGELIVIDENGLRTQRFAAEKRAGCVFEYVYLARPDTTIAGRGVYEARVEMGRRLAREHEVEADLVIPTPESGTPAAIGYAQASGIPFGQGLVKNSYVGRTFIQPSQTIRQRGIKLKLNPLKEVIKGKRLVVVDDSIVRGNTQRALVSMLREAGAAEVHVRISSPPITWPCFYGIDFASRAELIATGLGVDEVRQSIGADSLGYLSEDGMIAATEQPRERLCTACFTGVYPIELPDAHHLGKNLLERPEERAATVEPTDTGADASSDGCEPGPDSEYERLIAYGDPGRQE, from the coding sequence GTGGCCGGAGGCGACGGTCGCCTGAGTCATGATCTTCTGCCCGGCGAGAAGGGCCCGCAGGACGCCTGCGGTGTCTTCGGGGTGTGGGCTCCCGGTGAGGAGGTCGCCAAGCTCAGCTACTTCGGCCTCTACGCCCTGCAGCATCGCGGGCAGGAGTCCGCGGGGATCGCGACGAGCGACGGCAACAAGATCCTCATCTACAAGGACATGGGCCTCGTCTCCCAGGTCTTCAACGAGAACGCGCTCAACTCGCTGACCGGCCACATCGCCGTCGGCCACACGCGCTACTCCACCACCGGCGCCTCCAGCTGGCAGAACGCGCAGCCGACCCTCGGCCGCACCTCCAGCGGCACGGTCGCGCTCGGCCACAACGGCAACCTCACCAACACCGCCGAGCTCATGCAGCTCGTGCACGACCGCTACCCGCAGCTCGACGGCGAGCTGTCCCGTGGCAACACCACCGACACCGCGGTGGTCACCGCACTGCTCACGGGCGACCTCGACCACACGCTGGAGGCCACCGCCCTGGAGGTCCTGCCGAGGCTGCGCGGCGCGTTCTGCCTGGTCTTCATGGACGAGCACACCCTGTACGCCGCGCGCGATCCGCAGGGCGTCCGCCCACTGGTGCTCGGCCGGCTGGAGCGCGGCTGGGTGGTCGCCTCCGAGACGGCGGCGCTCGACATCGTCGGCGCGAGCTTCGTGCGCGAGGTGGAGCCCGGCGAGCTGATCGTGATCGACGAGAACGGCCTCCGCACGCAGCGGTTCGCCGCCGAGAAGCGCGCCGGCTGCGTCTTCGAGTACGTCTACCTGGCCCGGCCGGACACCACCATCGCGGGCCGCGGCGTCTACGAGGCGCGCGTGGAGATGGGCCGCCGGCTCGCCCGCGAGCACGAGGTGGAGGCCGACCTCGTCATCCCGACGCCCGAGTCCGGCACCCCGGCGGCGATCGGCTATGCGCAGGCGTCCGGCATCCCGTTCGGCCAGGGCCTGGTCAAGAACTCGTATGTCGGCCGCACCTTCATCCAGCCGTCGCAGACGATCCGCCAGCGCGGCATCAAGCTCAAGCTGAACCCGCTGAAGGAGGTCATCAAGGGCAAGCGGCTCGTGGTGGTCGACGACTCGATCGTGCGCGGCAACACGCAGCGCGCGCTCGTCTCGATGCTGCGGGAGGCCGGCGCGGCCGAGGTGCACGTGCGCATCTCCAGCCCGCCCATCACGTGGCCGTGCTTCTACGGCATCGACTTCGCCTCGCGCGCGGAGCTCATCGCGACCGGCCTCGGGGTGGACGAGGTCCGACAGTCCATCGGCGCCGACTCTCTCGGCTACCTGTCGGAGGACGGCATGATCGCCGCGACCGAGCAGCCGCGCGAGCGCCTCTGCACGGCGTGCTTCACGGGTGTGTACCCGATCGAGCTGCCGGACGCGCACCACCTGGGCAAGAACCTCCTGGAGCGTCCGGAGGAGCGCGCGGCGACCGTCGAGCCGACCGACACCGGCGCTGACGCGTCGAGCGACGGCTGCGAGCCAGGACCCGACTCGGAGTACGAGCGCCTGATCGCGTACGGCGACCCGGGCCGCCAGGAGTAG
- a CDS encoding sterol carrier family protein, with amino-acid sequence MARAKITDEVGGAAVRGALAEGADRNTTATAVRYLLQLLAERAPGNTVEVRVPPFGAVQCIPGPRHTRGTPPNVIETDAATWLALASGSLTWDAGIASGSVHASGQRATLEGLLPLRF; translated from the coding sequence ATGGCACGAGCGAAGATCACCGACGAGGTCGGCGGCGCGGCAGTGCGCGGTGCGCTCGCGGAGGGCGCCGACCGGAACACGACCGCGACGGCCGTGCGCTACCTCCTCCAGCTCCTGGCCGAGCGGGCGCCCGGCAACACGGTGGAGGTGCGGGTGCCGCCGTTCGGAGCCGTGCAGTGCATCCCCGGCCCGCGGCACACCCGCGGGACGCCCCCGAATGTGATCGAGACCGACGCCGCGACGTGGCTGGCCCTGGCCTCCGGGAGCCTTACCTGGGATGCCGGGATCGCCTCCGGCTCCGTGCACGCGTCCGGCCAGCGGGCGACCCTGGAGGGCCTCCTCCCGCTCCGCTTCTGA
- the purD gene encoding phosphoribosylamine--glycine ligase, producing the protein MKILVLGSGAREHAIITALLAEEAGHAIVAAPGNAGIAADVPVETGLDPLDGAAVAEYAIENGIELVVIGPEAPLVAGVADPLRTRGIPVFGPGRAAAQLEGSKTFAKRIMEEAGVPTGRAARASTLAEAERAIDEFGAPYVVKADGLAAGKGVIVTSDRAAAVEHARHYLAQGGVLIEEFLDGEEVSLFLVSDGHTVLPLSPAQDYKRLLDGDAGPNTGGMGAYSPLPWLPENFVDEVIETVALPTVRQLAAEQTPFIGLLYCGLIVTAKGIRVIEFNARFGDPETQVVLPRLVTPLSSLLYAAATGELSGMPRPEFALDTAVTVVLASEGYPEAPQTGRPITGLDEAAQVPEVTIAHAATALDAETGALLATGGRVLSVVARGTTFDEARERAYDAVARIHLPGAQYRTDIAARVARS; encoded by the coding sequence GTGAAGATTCTGGTCCTCGGTTCCGGTGCCCGCGAGCACGCCATCATCACCGCGCTCCTGGCCGAGGAGGCCGGACACGCGATCGTCGCGGCTCCCGGCAACGCCGGAATCGCCGCAGACGTCCCGGTCGAGACCGGTCTCGACCCGCTGGACGGCGCGGCCGTCGCTGAGTACGCGATCGAGAACGGCATCGAGCTCGTCGTCATCGGCCCGGAGGCTCCCTTGGTCGCCGGGGTCGCCGACCCCCTGCGCACGCGCGGCATCCCGGTCTTCGGCCCCGGCCGCGCCGCCGCGCAGCTGGAGGGCTCCAAGACCTTCGCCAAGCGGATCATGGAGGAGGCCGGCGTCCCGACCGGCCGCGCCGCCCGGGCGAGCACCCTCGCCGAGGCCGAGCGCGCGATCGACGAGTTCGGCGCGCCCTATGTCGTGAAGGCGGACGGGCTGGCCGCGGGCAAGGGCGTCATCGTCACCTCCGACCGCGCAGCCGCCGTCGAGCACGCGCGCCACTACCTGGCGCAGGGCGGCGTCCTGATCGAGGAGTTCCTCGACGGCGAGGAGGTGTCGCTCTTCCTGGTCAGCGATGGCCACACCGTCCTCCCGCTCAGCCCGGCGCAGGACTACAAGCGCCTCCTCGACGGAGACGCCGGCCCGAACACCGGCGGGATGGGCGCGTACTCACCGCTCCCCTGGCTGCCGGAGAACTTCGTGGACGAGGTCATCGAGACCGTCGCCCTCCCGACCGTCCGTCAGCTCGCGGCCGAGCAGACGCCGTTCATCGGCCTCCTCTACTGCGGGCTGATCGTCACGGCGAAGGGCATCCGCGTGATCGAGTTCAACGCGCGCTTCGGCGACCCGGAGACGCAGGTCGTGCTGCCGCGGCTGGTGACGCCGCTGTCGTCGCTGCTCTACGCGGCGGCGACGGGCGAGCTGTCCGGGATGCCGCGCCCCGAGTTCGCGCTCGACACTGCGGTGACCGTGGTGCTCGCGAGCGAGGGCTACCCGGAGGCGCCGCAGACCGGCCGGCCGATCACCGGCCTGGACGAGGCGGCGCAGGTCCCAGAGGTCACCATCGCGCACGCCGCGACGGCGCTGGACGCCGAGACGGGCGCGCTCCTCGCGACCGGAGGCCGTGTGCTCTCGGTGGTCGCGCGCGGCACGACCTTCGACGAGGCCCGCGAGCGCGCCTACGACGCGGTCGCCCGCATCCACCTCCCCGGCGCGCAGTACCGCACCGACATCGCCGCCCGCGTCGCCCGCTCCTGA
- a CDS encoding FAD-binding protein: protein MGEKNWAGNHEYRAQRIARPTSVEELREVVAGATSVRALGSRHSFNDLADTDGVLVSTAGLPADIRIDAEARTVTVGGGVRYGDLARELQTAGWALHNLASLPHISVAGAIATATHGSGDRNGNLSTAVAGLRILTGSGELVDFARGDAGFEGAAVSLGALGVVTEVVLDIRPTFDVRQRLFGGVPWEAVTSRFDEVTSAAYSVSLFTTWDEDAVSLAWLKELDGAATPIADDFSGAPALTEARHMIAAMDVRNTTEQLGVAGPWSERLAHFRFEFTPSNGEEIQSEYLVPRARAVEAIQAVRELAPLIAPLLQISEIRTVAADDLWLSSAYGTDVVGLHFTWFRDQAGVEAVLPVLEAALLPLGARPHWGKLYLDRDGVVPALYPRLDAFRALAESLDPEGRFRNPFLTRLLA, encoded by the coding sequence GTGGGCGAGAAGAACTGGGCAGGAAACCACGAGTACCGGGCGCAGCGGATCGCGCGCCCGACCAGCGTGGAGGAGCTCCGCGAGGTCGTGGCGGGTGCGACGTCGGTGCGGGCGCTCGGCAGCAGGCACTCGTTCAACGACCTTGCCGACACCGACGGCGTCCTGGTCAGCACGGCCGGCCTCCCGGCGGACATCCGCATCGACGCGGAGGCGCGCACGGTGACCGTGGGCGGAGGCGTACGGTACGGCGACCTCGCCCGCGAACTCCAGACGGCGGGCTGGGCGCTGCACAACCTCGCCTCGTTGCCGCACATCTCCGTCGCCGGCGCCATCGCGACGGCGACGCACGGCTCCGGCGACCGCAACGGCAACCTGTCGACCGCCGTCGCTGGGCTGCGCATCCTCACCGGTTCGGGCGAGCTCGTGGACTTCGCCCGCGGCGACGCCGGCTTCGAGGGCGCGGCGGTCTCGCTCGGCGCACTCGGGGTGGTGACGGAGGTCGTGCTCGACATCCGGCCGACCTTCGACGTGCGGCAGCGGCTGTTCGGCGGCGTCCCCTGGGAGGCCGTGACCTCGCGGTTCGACGAGGTCACCTCTGCGGCGTACAGCGTCTCCCTCTTCACGACCTGGGACGAGGACGCCGTCTCGCTCGCCTGGCTGAAGGAGCTGGACGGCGCCGCGACGCCGATCGCCGACGACTTCTCCGGCGCGCCCGCCCTCACCGAAGCGCGGCACATGATCGCGGCGATGGACGTCCGCAACACGACGGAGCAGCTCGGCGTGGCCGGCCCGTGGAGCGAGCGCCTCGCGCACTTCCGCTTCGAGTTCACGCCGTCCAACGGCGAGGAGATCCAGTCCGAGTACCTGGTGCCGCGGGCGCGGGCGGTGGAGGCCATCCAGGCGGTGCGCGAGCTCGCCCCGCTGATCGCGCCGCTGCTGCAGATCAGCGAGATCCGCACGGTCGCGGCCGACGACCTGTGGCTGTCCAGCGCGTACGGCACGGACGTGGTGGGCCTCCACTTCACCTGGTTCCGCGACCAGGCCGGCGTGGAGGCCGTGCTCCCCGTGCTCGAGGCCGCCCTGCTGCCGCTCGGCGCCCGCCCGCACTGGGGCAAGCTGTACCTCGACCGCGACGGCGTCGTCCCCGCGCTCTACCCGCGCCTCGACGCGTTCCGCGCCCTGGCCGAATCCCTCGACCCCGAGGGCCGCTTCCGTAACCCCTTCCTCACCCGCCTCCTCGCCTGA
- a CDS encoding DUF6325 family protein, producing the protein MAEFEYGPAEFIVAQFDNDRPSPGVVQAILDLVESGTVRLLDLLFVMRHADGGIEIVELEEIGDEIGMADITLDAGGLAGGEDVDSIAELIEPGSTGAILVIEHLWAKDLASKFFQAGGLVVHSERIPAPVVNAVVAGEFEDYVESDVDVETVES; encoded by the coding sequence ATGGCTGAATTCGAGTACGGCCCGGCGGAGTTCATCGTCGCCCAGTTCGACAACGACAGACCGTCACCTGGGGTGGTCCAGGCCATCCTCGACCTGGTGGAGAGCGGCACTGTCCGTCTGCTCGACCTCCTGTTCGTGATGCGTCACGCCGACGGCGGGATCGAGATCGTGGAGCTGGAGGAGATCGGCGACGAGATCGGCATGGCCGACATCACCCTCGACGCCGGCGGCCTCGCGGGCGGGGAGGATGTGGACTCGATCGCCGAGCTGATCGAGCCGGGCTCGACCGGGGCGATCCTGGTCATCGAGCACCTCTGGGCGAAGGACCTCGCCAGCAAGTTCTTCCAGGCGGGCGGCCTGGTGGTCCACAGCGAGCGCATCCCCGCGCCGGTCGTCAACGCGGTCGTGGCCGGGGAGTTCGAGGACTACGTGGAGTCCGACGTCGATGTCGAGACGGTCGAGAGCTGA
- a CDS encoding SHOCT domain-containing protein has translation MPLGRMGRPGLIGMAARTAVVAGTATAVSGNVQRRQAQRQQNQYEQQAYEQEQQQAQMQQAAQEAAAQQQAAAPAAPPADDMMAKIQQLATLHSQGILSDEEFSAAKAKLLA, from the coding sequence ATGCCTTTAGGACGAATGGGACGCCCGGGACTGATCGGGATGGCGGCCCGCACGGCCGTCGTAGCCGGGACGGCGACCGCCGTGTCCGGCAACGTGCAGCGGCGGCAGGCGCAGCGCCAGCAGAACCAGTACGAGCAGCAGGCCTACGAGCAGGAGCAGCAGCAGGCGCAGATGCAGCAGGCGGCGCAGGAGGCGGCCGCTCAGCAGCAGGCTGCGGCTCCGGCGGCGCCTCCCGCCGACGACATGATGGCGAAGATCCAGCAGCTCGCCACTCTGCATTCGCAGGGGATCCTGTCGGACGAGGAGTTCAGCGCCGCGAAGGCGAAGCTCCTGGCCTGA
- a CDS encoding MarR family winged helix-turn-helix transcriptional regulator: MTSIPQRARRGAPPRTAFLLAQLGADAADRFAVRVATLGLTPREAGAIRVLGRRQGLSQRELAEQLGTVPSRLVALVDELEAKGFVVRERSEGDRRNNVLTLAPEGERMLARLREVAEAHQADLLSPLDDDEQLALATLLAKLAAASTVPPDGHPGFRR; the protein is encoded by the coding sequence GTGACGTCCATCCCCCAGCGCGCCCGCCGCGGCGCCCCGCCGCGCACGGCGTTCCTGCTCGCCCAGCTCGGAGCGGACGCCGCAGACCGTTTCGCCGTACGCGTCGCGACCCTGGGCCTGACGCCACGGGAGGCCGGCGCGATCCGGGTGCTGGGCAGGCGCCAAGGGCTCAGCCAGCGCGAGCTCGCCGAGCAGCTCGGCACGGTCCCGAGCCGGCTGGTCGCGCTGGTGGACGAGCTGGAGGCGAAGGGGTTCGTCGTCCGCGAGCGCAGTGAGGGCGACCGCCGCAACAACGTCCTCACCCTCGCGCCCGAGGGCGAGCGGATGCTCGCGCGGCTGCGGGAGGTCGCCGAGGCGCACCAGGCGGACCTCCTGTCCCCCCTCGACGACGACGAGCAGCTCGCCCTCGCGACGCTCCTCGCCAAACTCGCCGCCGCCTCCACCGTCCCGCCCGACGGCCACCCCGGCTTCCGCCGCTGA
- a CDS encoding SDR family NAD(P)-dependent oxidoreductase: MNQTSHDNQTLRVAFVLGANGAIGNAICRALGADGLLIAPAARDADALRTLQDELVASGVACPQTFPLDATDDGALESAIAAVAGLGDGLAVAVNNVGRGHMPTPLADMPADVFDQIVAVNFRTVAVAMRAEVRALRASAGPRAIVNITSTAGTRGAPGMSAYAAAKHAVIGLTLTTALDEARSGIRVNAVAPGPIMSGGNLRLDDATRERIGGYVPVGRMGTPEEVAAAVAWLASPAASYVTGDVLAVDGGRTI, translated from the coding sequence GTGAACCAGACATCCCACGACAACCAGACACTTCGCGTCGCGTTCGTCCTCGGCGCGAACGGGGCCATCGGAAACGCGATCTGCCGGGCGCTCGGCGCGGACGGCCTCCTCATCGCCCCCGCTGCGCGGGACGCGGACGCACTGCGCACCCTCCAGGACGAGCTCGTCGCATCCGGAGTCGCCTGCCCGCAGACCTTCCCGCTCGACGCCACCGACGACGGCGCGCTCGAGTCCGCCATCGCCGCGGTGGCCGGGCTCGGCGACGGGCTCGCGGTCGCCGTCAACAACGTCGGCCGCGGCCACATGCCCACCCCGCTCGCGGACATGCCTGCGGACGTGTTCGACCAGATCGTCGCGGTGAACTTCCGTACGGTGGCCGTCGCGATGCGCGCCGAAGTGCGGGCGCTGCGGGCGTCCGCCGGGCCGCGCGCCATCGTGAACATCACCTCCACCGCCGGGACCCGCGGCGCCCCCGGGATGTCGGCGTACGCGGCGGCGAAGCACGCGGTGATCGGCCTGACCCTGACGACGGCGCTCGACGAGGCGCGGTCGGGTATCCGGGTGAACGCGGTCGCGCCCGGCCCGATCATGTCCGGCGGCAACCTCCGGCTGGACGACGCGACGCGCGAGCGGATCGGCGGTTACGTCCCGGTCGGCCGGATGGGCACCCCGGAGGAGGTCGCCGCGGCGGTCGCGTGGCTCGCGTCGCCTGCGGCGTCGTACGTGACCGGCGACGTGCTCGCCGTCGACGGCGGACGCACGATCTGA